A DNA window from Naumovozyma dairenensis CBS 421 chromosome 7, complete genome contains the following coding sequences:
- the TOS7 gene encoding Tos7p (similar to Saccharomyces cerevisiae YFR012W and YOL019W; ancestral locus Anc_1.371), protein MTINKKSTTLFTIISVAQFVSMAFLIICCVTAPVFKQIGLSKAEDVTYGVFGYCTTNNGDSIRCSKASSSYNPQDLTDDNNLWTMNSNQRSILGKILIVTPIAAGLNFLSFVVTIITIILSILSTTGSISALMFTIELLFAILGFFSSALVCIISFLLFYPKMTWCSWLLIPAAALPLLIIPLIFVAHSSSSRTIDEIDDSTEAMLHDDPMDKSRFSIKEIYQNNDMTGSNILNQPTVLPDFQPFNDDMKKQITESSTDFSSLAKEKQDYNSPVEEYVKEQTNTISDLNTQGGSVRDDDDVDDDDGSNNEDEVQQRDRVALHDKRLSYPAFSVIDNEGKTNPENQSQTSRTAPYNIVPSIASSSYSNKNISDQRNSNKILEDLYNNNNDQGIEGSNNNHEIDDGLSDFTSVSQRGVNPNYYNNQLQLNSHSQRQPAGNLPYPQPSPQPQNYSQGPQYANQQPHYINRDNGMQQRNIIPQGRPQMNSQYNSNPLPTANNTNRGPIIRNAAQPAVGYPNYNSQPALQERRYNQPQQPYNNYRQGAIRNIQFNQPPSNIPMGSTHYKPSYKKRMANNLPSANSFNTGNPYGFR, encoded by the coding sequence ATGACTATTAATAAGAAGTCAACTACTCTTTTCACTATAATATCGGTCGCACAGTTCGTCTCTATGGCCTTCCTTATTATCTGCTGTGTAACGGCACCAGTTTTCAAACAAATTGGTCTTTCAAAAGCAGAGGATGTAACTTATGGTGTTTTTGGATATTGTACGACAAATAACGGCGATTCAATAAGATGCTCTAAAGCATCCAGTTCATACAACCCTCAAGATCTAACAGATGATAACAATCTATGGacaatgaattcaaatcaaaGATCTATACTTGGTAAAATCCTTATCGTAACACCAATCGCTGCAGGATTGAATTTCCTGTCATTCGTCGTGACAATCATAACTATcattttatcaatattaagTACAACAGGATCCATTTCTGCACTTATGTTTacaattgaattattattcgcCATCTTGGGATTTTTTTCATCGGCATTAGTCTGTATCATATCATTTTTACTATTTTACCCCAAGATGACATGGTGTTCATGGCTTTTAATCCCCGCTGCAGCCttaccattattaataatccCATTAATATTTGTTGCTCATAGCTCAAGTTCCAGAACCATTGATGAAATAGATGACTCTACAGAGGCAATGTTGCATGATGATCCAATGGATAAATCAAGATTCtcaatcaaagaaatttatcaaaataatgatatgactggttcaaatattttgaatcaaCCCACTGTTTTACCAGATTTCCAAccatttaatgatgatatgaaGAAGCAAATAACTGAAAGTTCCACAGATTTTTCATCACTTGCAAAAGAGAAACAAGATTACAATAGCCCCGTTGAAGAGTATGTCAAAGAGCAAACGAATACTATTTCCGATTTAAATACGCAAGGCGGGTCAGTCagagatgatgatgatgttgatgatgatgatggtagtaacaatgaagatgaagtgCAACAACGCGATCGAGTTGCTTTGCATGATAAGAGATTATCATACCCAGCATTTTCAGTGATAGATAATGAAGGTAAAACAAATCCAGAGAACCAAAGTCAAACTTCACGCACCGCTCCATACAATATTGTACCATCTATTGCATCTTCCTCTTATTcgaataaaaatatatcagaTCAAAGAAATTCTAACAAGATACTAGAAGatctttataataataacaatgatcAAGGAATTGAGGGAAGTAATAACAACCATGAAATAGATGATGGATTGAGTGATTTCACTTCAGTGTCACAAAGAGGAGTAAAcccaaattattataataatcaacTTCAACTGAACTCTCATTCTCAACGACAACCAGCCGGTAATCTACCTTACCCACAACCTTCTCCACAACCTCAAAATTATTCGCAGGGTCCACAATATGCAAACCAACAACCCCATTATATCAATCGTGATAATGGTATGCAACAGAGGAATATTATCCCTCAAGGTAGACCTCAAATGAATTCAcaatataattcaaatcCTCTACCTACTGCCAACAATACCAATAGAGGGCCCATAATTAGAAATGCTGCTCAACCCGCCGTGGGATATCCAAATTATAACTCTCAACCAGCGTTACAAGAACGTCGTTATAATCAACCTCAACAACCATATAATAACTATCGTCAAGGCGCCATtagaaatattcaatttaatCAACCGCCTTCTAATATACCCATGGGTTCTACACATTACAAACCAAGTTACAAGAAACGTATGGCAAATAATCTTCCCTCTGcaaattcattcaatacAGGAAACCCATATGGATTCAGATAA
- the TLG2 gene encoding t-SNARE syntaxin TLG2 (similar to Saccharomyces cerevisiae TLG2 (YOL018C); ancestral locus Anc_1.372) encodes MFRDRTNLFLSYRRTFPHNVQYSTIGLGINIHNDGVFDKDLEAYPMMDLSPHDNDDKNILKSQPPLFVEMAHDIDGYLSDVKTLMIKLTKLYKKNSLPGFEDKTGDEKLIEDLSYKVIQNFQKCYNVTKKLETIFNSQMLNGKQMNKGELVILDNILKMYAQKIQTESNKFKVLQNNYLKFLNKDDLKPILPKNSKETSQLLLLEEEEGNQNDGGVAGQAQRQDDIDAYSRKTLQRQMDSSQQYLQERDEEITQLARGVLEVSTIFREMQSLIIDQGTVVDRIDYNLENTVIELKEANKELGQATVYQKRTQKCKVILLLTLCVIALFFFVMLRPRSSGGGTRSPEADGHSDSDISEKPNPDEEESPELVDIGIDESPAALQQEHPNNMKLRLIKRGQNSSLIQQFQ; translated from the coding sequence ATGTTTAGAGACAGAACTAACTTATTTTTATCGTATCGTCGTACCTTCCCACATAATGTACAATATTCGACTATTGGTCTCGGTATAAATATTCACAATGATGGAgtatttgataaagatttGGAAGCATATCCGATGATGGACCTGTCGCCGCACGATAATGATgacaagaatatattgaagTCACAACCACCTTTATTTGTGGAAATGGCACATGATATCGATGGATATTTGAGTGATGTTAAAACATTGATGATTAAATTGACtaaattatataagaaaaattcattaccggggtttgaagataaaacaGGTGATGAGAAATTGATTGAAGATTTAAGTTATAAGGTGAtacaaaattttcaaaaatgcTATAATGTTACTAAGAAATTGGAAACTATTTTTAATAGTCAGATGTTGAATGGGaaacaaatgaataaagGAGAATTGGTAATTTTGGATAATATTCTAAAGATGTATGCACAAAAGATCCAAACAGAGAGTAACAAATTTAAAGTGTTACAgaataattatttgaagtTCCTGAATAAAGACGATTTGAAACCAATTTTACCTAAAAATAGTAAGGAGACTTCTCAATTGCTGCTTcttgaagaggaagaaggaAATCAAAATGACGGTGGTGTTGCTGGGCAAGCACAGCGACAAGATGATATAGATGCATATTCAAGGAAGACATTGCAACGGCAAATGGATTCGAGTCAACAGTACTTACAAGAAcgtgatgaagaaattactCAATTAGCAAGGGGAGTTCTTGAAGTCAGTACTATATTTAGAGAAATGCAGAGTTTAATTATAGACCAAGGTACTGTTGTGGACCGAATCGATTATAATTTGGAGAACACGgtaattgaattgaaagaagcTAATAAAGAATTAGGGCAGGCTACAGTTTATCAAAAAAGAACTCAAAAATGTAAAGTGATATTACTGTTAACTTTATGTGTTATAGCgttgttcttctttgttaTGTTAAGGCCACGTTCTAGTGGTGGTGGCACTCGAAGCCCTGAAGCTGATGGACATTCGGATAGTGATATATCTGAAAAGCCAAATCCGGATGAAGAAGAGAGCCCAGAGCTTGTAGATATAGGTATCGATGAAAGTCCAGCAGCACTGCAACAAGAACATCCAAATAATATGAAGCTTCGACTTATAAAACGGGGACAAAACAGTTCACttattcaacaatttcaataa
- the GZF3 gene encoding Gzf3p (similar to Saccharomyces cerevisiae GZF3 (YJL110C) and DAL80 (YKR034W); ancestral locus Anc_1.250) produces MLNDSVTTEGKVNTMTTENNTSSININQSVDLKASHLLSGTKKSDEMGDFAPKKNGEKFNTGNDGYHALKKETTSSKSDNVSIRNGLPSASSTNTPGLKIITSIPSTTFKSQQVPICKNCLTSTTPLWRRDESGAMLCNACGLFLKLHGRNRPISLKTDVIKSRNRKCTGSNHDNHEDQETKCGSQIKKYCFAEKKRKSSSASPNINDTIKKNKPNHNDNIDVIPSIDSELAATSKTSYKRGMPLCWRDSNNRCVVNPSFYNNSELTSRQNMHHPPSKKLPGLSSILCNTDRTASNLSCDSERLSNASGSIVSPPNILNHSSPRPSLPQLPVTSIKETLKCDASFPTQNTSVITSPSLPMKDVDCTKVKQQSPDSYHLDKNLPLSITLQNEEEMIKLKARITELELVTDLYRRHIFDLDEKCRTLEAKLQMKNNEKQ; encoded by the coding sequence ATGTTGAACGACTCGGTAACCACCGAAGGTAAGGTGAATACTATGACAactgaaaataataccTCATCAATCAACATCAACCAATCCGTGGACCTAAAAGCATCCCATTTACTAAGTGGCACAAAGAAATCTGACGAAATGGGAGATTTTGCACCAAAAAAGAATGGTGAGAAATTTAACACCGGCAATGATGGCTATCAtgctttgaaaaaagagaCCACCTCTAGCAAAAGCGATAATGTTTCTATACGGAATGGATTGCCATCTGCGTCATCAACAAATACACCTGGGTTGAAGATTATCACAAGTATACCTTCAACAACTTTCAAATCACAACAAGTCCCTATTTGTAAGAATTGCTTGACATCTACTACGCCATTATGGAGACGTGACGAAAGTGGCGCAATGCTCTGTAATGCTTGTGGGTTATTTTTAAAGTTACATGGGAGAAATAGACCTATAAGTCTGAAGACTGACGTTATTAAATCTAGAAATAGGAAATGTACGGGGAGTAATCACGATAATCATGAGGATCAAGAAACGAAATGTGGTtcacaaataaaaaagtatTGCTTTGctgagaagaaaagaaaatcctCAAGTGCTAGCCCCAATATAAATGATACcataaagaaaaacaaacctaatcataatgataatattgatgttATACCTAGTATAGATTCTGAATTAGCCGCCACTTCAAAGACATCTTACAAGAGAGGCATGCCCCTATGCTGGAGAGATTCCAACAACCGATGTGTGGTCAATCCAAGCTTTTACAATAACTCCGAGTTAACCTCCCGCCAAAATATGCATCATCCACCAAGCAAAAAACTTCCTGGCCTTTCAAGCATACTATGTAATACCGATAGAACAGCCAGTAACCTATCATGTGATAGCGAGAGATTATCGAATGCCTCTGGGTCCATCGTATCCCCACCTAATATCTTAAACCATAGCTCGCCACGACCTAGTTTACCTCAATTACCTGTAACTTCTATCAAAGAAACGCTAAAATGTGATGCTTCTTTTCCAACTCAGAATACATCCGTCATAACATCGCCGTCTTTACCGATGAAAGATGTTGATTGTACTAAGGTGAAACAACAATCCCCCGATAGTTATCATCTCGACAAAAATCTTCCGCTGAGTATTACTTTGCAAAATGAGGAAGAAATGATTAAACTAAAAGCACGTATAACCGAATTAGAATTAGTCACAGATCTTTACAGGAGACATATTTTCGATTTAGACGAGAAATGTCGAACGTTGGAGGCAAAACtacaaatgaaaaacaatgaaaaaCAATGA
- the NDAI0G05340 gene encoding uncharacterized protein (similar to Saccharomyces cerevisiae MDV1 (YJL112W) and CAF4 (YKR036C); ancestral locus Anc_1.247): MGHFDTMSSNDQLSHLGKSLTLTASALLGSHQNDDRILTQNSQYKTILHSTVNGKENAGSRNIISKIKDMDFHLRDRRRSIGFQDLLSAKDGEDFFKNQITSTRTSFKVLSHISDELLSDIPSHLSPENKSNLVLSRKITNKKNDGEYLIKNDDSPSLFQGFEGTLAIINNTLDHQGSNTYDNVKLLRGEEVTDDDNDFILPNGFTQESISRSYSLNVLRDLSEQVIKEIDLFEIQKKFAENEINDIDSKIKQLKFRRKNVFNKIARMEKNEFLLMSSLETIKERTDFLKEYGLEATESDELSEVNSQANEPDAQLMDSHVSEKDIFILSRDTNTDHDAIQDSTTYMDNEDSKLTPVEGLRHFFQNQNKKFKRIIPKLQHYYDEGSLIASLSKAHSENITCLDFDVPFGTLCTAGHMDNEIKVWNLSKKKQIGQMRGHLATINCMEFDNDYNMLVSGGKDALLKLWDLNTIPLNVEQDSTFDATKPCIYTFDSHIDEITALSLSSETLISGSQDRTLRQWDVRTGKHVQTMDLSFITLPTSLSSKTTSPEPYLLSPVSRKMNSMVGGVQCFDAAVVTGTKDGIVRFWDLRTGKVVRHLEGHTSSITCLKFDSKNIITGSTDKTVRVWDIRMGTLAGLLSFDTPVLSLDFDTDKIAIGTYDESVKVYDRHHDEQWACREDYDNVDEAPAEISSKVETIRYKNGYLVDGRTDGTINTWAI; this comes from the coding sequence ATGGGACATTTTGATACTATGTCAAGCAATGATCAACTGTCACATTTAGGGAAAAGTTTGACTTTGACGGCATCCGCCTTACTGGGCTCACACCAAAACGATGATAGAATCCTAACTCAAAATTCACAATATAAAACCATTCTACATTCCACTGTGAATGGTAAAGAGAACGCAGGGTCgagaaatataataagcAAAATCAAGGATATGGATTTCCATCTCAGAGATAGGAGGAGAAGTATAGGATTTCAAGATTTACTTTCTGCAAAGGATGGGGAAGATTTTTTTAAGAATCAGATTACGAGTACAAGAACGAGTTTTAAAGTCTTGAGCCATATAAGCGACgaattattatcagatATACCAAGTCATCTGTCCCCTGAAAATAAGTCCAATCTGGTATTAAGTAGAAAGAtcacaaataaaaaaaatgatggAGAATACCTTAtcaaaaatgatgatagtCCATCCCTTTTCCAAGGATTCGAAGGTACCTTAGCgattattaataatacttTGGATCATCAGGGCTCAAATACTTATGATAATGTGAAACTATTAAGAGGGGAAGAAGTcactgatgatgataacgaTTTTATACTGCCAAACGGATTCACACAGGAGTCGATTAGTCGATCATACTCTTTAAATGTCCTCCGAGATTTATCAGAGCAAGTTATCAAAGAGATCGATCTTTTTGaaatccaaaaaaaatttgcggagaatgaaattaatgacATTGATTCAAAGataaaacaattgaaattcaGAAGGAAAAATGTCTTTAACAAGATTGCCAGAATGGAGAAGaatgaatttcttttgatgAGCAGCTTAGAAACCATAAAGGAGCGAACTGACTTTCTGAAAGAATATGGTCTTGAAGCAACCGAGAGTGATGAGTTATCCGAGGTAAATAGTCAGGCCAATGAGCCTGATGCTCAACTTATGGATTCACATGTTTCAGAAAAggatatatttatattatctaGAGATACAAATACGGATCACGATGCTATTCAAGATAGTACGACGTATAtggataatgaagataGCAAATTAACTCCAGTCGAGGGGTTACGACACTTTTtccaaaatcaaaataaaaaatttaaacGTATTATTCCAAAACTGCAACATTATTATGACGAAGGATCTCTAATAGCAAGTCTTTCTAAAGCACATAGTGAAAATATAACATGTCTTGATTTTGATGTTCCGTTTGGTACGTTATGTACAGCAGGGCATATGGATAACGAAATAAAAGTGTggaatttatcaaaaaagAAGCAAATTGGTCAAATGAGAGGTCATTTGGCCACTATTAATTGTATGGAATTCGATAATGACTACAATATGCTCGTTTCTGGTGGCAAAGATGctcttttgaaattatgGGATCTTAATACAATACCACTTAATGTTGAACAAGACTCTACATTTGATGCAACCAAACCTTGTATTTATACTTTTGATTCACATATAGACGAGATTACTGCATTATCCTTAAGTTCTGAAACTTTGATAAGTGGATCCCAAGATCGTACATTACGCCAATGGGATGTCCGCACAGGGAAACATGTTCAGACAATGGATTTGAGTTTCATTACACTGCCTACTTCGTTAAGCTCGAAGACCACATCGCCTGAACCGTATTTATTATCGCCAGTTTCCAGAAAGATGAATTCAATGGTCGGTGGAGTACAATGTTTCGATGCAGCAGTGGTCACTGGAACAAAAGATGGGATCGTCAGGTTCTGGGATTTAAGGACCGGGAAAGTTGTTCGCCACTTGGAAGGTCATACTTCATCCATTACATGCTTGAAATTTGATAGTAAGAATATCATTACTGGATCAACGGATAAAACAGTACGAGTATGGGATATACGAATGGGCACCTTGGCTGGATTACTGAGTTTTGACACACCCGTGTTATCACTAGATTTTGATACGGATAAGATCGCTATAGGCACTTACGATGAATCTGTGAAGGTATATGATAGACATCATGACGAACAATGGGCATGTAGAGAAGATTATGATAATGTTGATGAAGCTCCCGCTGAAATCTCATCTAAAGTGGAGACGATACGATATAAAAACGGATACCTAGTCGACGGAAGAACTGATGGTACAATTAATACATGGGCTATTTGA